Proteins found in one Neodiprion lecontei isolate iyNeoLeco1 chromosome 6, iyNeoLeco1.1, whole genome shotgun sequence genomic segment:
- the LOC124295055 gene encoding uncharacterized protein LOC124295055, producing the protein MHLNLDQSPFFRALGLAWRPDIDAFTFTPQIHHTRDNFTKRKVLSQTAQLFDPLGWLSPITIRAKIFMQELWALGFDWDEPLSASLSSRWIGFLQDLQGISAITIPRWIGSSSASLGIEIHGFADASRTPVHLASRIIVLRNDHRSSSSVDAPRRSATHSRYNPTAVLDPGRKSTDPHVHTSLRSLCASSHHPQQPTDGPTPSVSSLWHSGVDYAGPFSIRASRGREAKSCKGYIVIFICFTTSAVHLELVSDYTTEAFIAAYKRFTSRRGICAPIASDCGTNLVGADSELRRLLAASSKEFAEIANVLASHGTQWRFNPPSTPYFGGKWEAGVKSVKFHLKRVIEEATQTFEQFATFLTQVEATLNSRPLCAISDDPRDPSALTPGHFLVGSALKTIPEPSLIEVPVQRLSHWQHSRQMLEHFWKRWSTEYLQFFQNLSKWQTHHGNIKIGSIVLVKNENLPPSVWPLAKVIEAHPKTNGLVRVVTVKTKSSVLKRPIV; encoded by the exons ATGCATCTGAATCTCGATCAAAGTCCATTCTTTCGGGCTCTCGGTCTTGCGTGGAGACCAGACATCGACGCGTTCACGTTCACTCCGCAAATTCATCATACTCGGGACAATTTCACGAAACGAAAAGTTCTCTCACAAACCGCGCAGCTCTTTGATCCTCTCGGATGGCTCTCGCCGATCACGATCAGagccaaaatctttatgcaAGAATTGTGGGCACTCGGTTTCGACTGGGACGAGCCGCTCTCAGCTTCATTGTCCTCGCGATGGATCGGGTTTCTACAAGATCTTCAAGGCATCTCAGCTATCACCATCCCACGATGGATCGGGTCAAGTTCAGCATCTCTCGGGATAGAGATCCACGGTTTCGCGGACGCCTCTCGAA CACCCGTTCATCTTGCCTCACGAATCATCGTTCTCCGCAATGATCAtcgatcatcatcatcggtTGACGCTCCACGGAGGTCCGCAACTCACTCTCGCTACAATCCGACAGCGGTACTGGATCCTGGGAGGAAGAGTACCGATCCGCATGTTCATACATCGTTGCGTTCCTTGTGCGCGTCATCGCACCACCCTCAGCAGCCAACAGATGGGCCAACTCCCTCAGTCTCGAGTCTGTGGCACTCTGGCGTTGACTACGCTGGTCCATTCTCGATTCGAGCCTCCCGCGGAAGAGAAGCGAAATCATGCAAGGGATATATCGTTATCTTCATCTGCTTCACGACCTCGGCTGTGCATCTCGAGCTAGTTTCGGACTACACGACGGAGGCATTCATCGCGGCGTACAAACGCTTCACATCTCGACGAGGAATTTGTGCCCCAATTGCAAGCGATTGTGGCACGAATCTCGTCGGCGCAGACTCAGAACTTCGCCGTCTTCTCGCTGCATCGTCAAAGGAGTTCGCAGAAATAGCAAACGTCCTCGCATCACACGGAACCCAGTGGCGGTTCAATCCTCCCTCCACGCCCTATTTCGGTGGAAAATGGGAAGCCGGTGTGAAATCAGTCAAATTTCACCTCAAACGAGTCATCGAAGAAGCTACTCAAACGTTCGAGCAATTCGCGACGTTCCTCACGCAAGTAGAAGCCACGCTTAATTCTCGACCTCTTTGCGCTATTTCGGACGATCCACGGGATCCAAGTGCCTTGACTCCAGGACACTTTCTCGTCGGCTCAGCATTGAAAACAATTCCTGAGCCGTCACTCATCGAGGTGCCAGTTCAACGGCTATCGCATTGGCAACACTCGCGTCAAATGCTGGAGCATTTTTGGAAACGGTGGAGTACGGAGTATCTTCAGTTCTTCCAAAACCTCTCGAAATGGCAGACTCATCACGGGAACATCAAAATCGGATCCATCGTTctcgtaaaaaacgaaaatctacctCCATCTGTGTGGCCCCTCGCGAAAGTGATCGAAGCGCATCCGAAAACCAACGGTCTCGTTCGCGTTGTGACCGTTAAAACGAAATCCTCTGTGTTAAAACGTCCAATCGTATAA